The following are encoded in a window of Pagrus major chromosome 14, Pma_NU_1.0 genomic DNA:
- the LOC141008125 gene encoding uncharacterized protein, producing MPSCKHKEKYALGIIILFPSLKDPFSPKGYLNQDFLLLFGAETASKMLEKLDTTFRPKVINEARHLTQSIELCRLLKAAEKLTENERKRTKISPSDAVDKMLHFHKSCCSLDEHLRRRDGRQPYILAVGRTRNRMDTFYIVVDKQLNPCQATSSLGAFDELFKSDYVFNLSYDEYLGQLFTFVQTVFNIDVATTNESPRVREFRAKVFN from the exons ATGCCTTCCTGTAAACATAAGGAGAAGTATGCCCTGGGAATTATAATACTCTTTCCTTCACTGAAGGATCCTTTTTCTCCAAAGGGCTat CTGAATCAAGACTTCCTTCTGCTGTTTGGAGCTGAAACAGCCTCCAAGATGCTTGAGAAGTTGGACACAACTTTCAGGCCCAAGGTTATCAATGAGGCCAGACACCTGACTCAGTCAATTGAGCTGTGCCGACTTCTAAAAGCTGCTGAGAAACTGACAGAGAACG AACGGAAGAGGACCAAGATAAGCCCCAGTGATGCAGTGGACAAAATGTTGCACTTTCACAAG TCATGCTGCAGCTTGGATGAACACCTTCGGAGAAGAGATGGTAGACAACCATACATCCTTGCTGTTGGTCGAACCAGGAACAGGATGGACACTTTCTACATTGTTGTGGACAAACAGCTCAACCCCTGCCAAGCCACTAGCTCGTTGGGTGCATTTGACGAACTGTTTAAATCCGACTACGTGTTCAACCTGTCATACGATGAGTACCTGGGCCAGCTCTTCACCTTCGTGCAAACAGTTTTCAATATTGATGTAGCAACAACAAATGAGTCTCCCAGAGTTCGTGAGTTTCGTGCTAAAGTCTTCAACTAA